The proteins below come from a single Bombus pyrosoma isolate SC7728 linkage group LG10, ASM1482585v1, whole genome shotgun sequence genomic window:
- the LOC122571531 gene encoding supervillin isoform X2: MVAAGATVLMATSEGTSNKTQNNSKQYENHNICCHYNEVHNNQQNSECPIKKNITSCNINKNKSRSPMLEKSSRLISRSENKESSKNLTLYKTASVRETKASRLRAASIISPNGGTVLSRRLGMSENSTPLGLQPSTSLSIKDEHPISSNSSITNSPRERDKSYKRKSYLNRSLNMETATGDRSNQSECNIRQTRRQSNKQGYISDTISTSYSSNQHQATNLSKKPFDSKITCPKVKENCSKTYTLPSLNSPANSKHSNIQRTSGGHSDSEVSRRVDALTALTKSAIERVERLKSQSNLPTNYGLRLENRSSNTPCQVTENSTNNTRALQLSPRKSSILKKSNDEHSQDGSLSHQHTPVSILKHKMSDIDTGQNICTIVNHTVLPVTFSPSVRELTHKKHGILKKRSSLDESEILRRRSCSPDISSTDNTYSEFRPILKNQRRSSLDEIIKRDQSPDPQPTSILKRKSSREDDREDRQVGSAEPQGILKRKSTNSQRMTTVNHHVTITMDATNVTGPEILDSSEVRPILKKKHSREESFGSDPPSLEPRPILKKKSSTESDEHDDKPKKTILKCTRKNSQDECNYETELTSPKKLSMLRNRTLQNRTSGVLENDAVRPILKQPGNRDNESRVRLNLYDETIISDDICTEPTNLFLRKRAQSVGHIQPSNIPNEFTGVLNKRRSLELISVGAISEEKSQVKLTTSNIYLKAASSLDDESAKTSIIPCDKLYSITKEKFTDKEKQTVIVFEGKEGNKMISDGPVDNNIDNSTPASIRMSDKEGSNNEILCVQEKADDGNIQESNSVHRSNSVSKMTLHFKTLHEKANSKEKDGMFQKTPNKGSHGVQRYRDRKNQGNDRFNTQPITFQEVQEAVLQNQRNVTSVKKSSLAETTTDDEFDPSKLSLAERVRLFNQKIDTEKSSVSNTMPLERHSRRRPAARYKTQPVTSEEVEVASRISPLNTINQCSLDTSDLPKSILKPVALQAHNSSQTKNLELEGMKLIKSVLKKESEELEQQTSENCDISSRFKLKTNLKLEENKTGSIMENNYPTQYGLSCAYSEKDNHIEGRQHKIKQKYTVPFHKYSTQDELNRTKIKSALNNIDNVETVIATSKKYEETLQTSGGETFSVSHETCNIKAEAASPYRHPIFSKQTRCTSLSKSVSHHAISNKTNECESNSAIIPKHGVHLPELCRSATQAIPTTDTNDGPSMSIAERLAALQRSGNTNWKRRIASESSNSADGVCSNSLNKEELSIKQGVLADCLGKLESATEGWKKRIAAPDVTKFTVAGKMKVEQLENLDPGSSSPLIEATGNIIDRKKKTPRPERFRAKRGYMKDAVSTPTSPNKDSCIKLRGSFSEPASDDSAEEVKTGKNISPVVSVPKIDDETFTSFFTGISLEKCEAESVDLNESDFDMITSQSELLVQKRNIRLKRRRFVSRNPLKTLAARTDLKSEYTEIRTGIAEKVMKQLNVEKLAKNSSLAMEALAGLASTEDFSNITLRNVTDANISSNRLQPYKDLMLLLIKGRRHVQVRLVEPVAESINSGDNFVLVTKSEVYNYIGKYCNVIEKARGAEIALSIQQNKDLGCQTFQVITINEDKLTCTKSQLQKFWSYLGAENENVDVIEGGHPDEDELYETFMIDTNMVYEIKDEELVPLEKYWGTIPKIEMLDPNKVLVFDFGSEMYIWSGKGASTDKKKLATHLATEMWQEGYDYSECTVCPISAASMIGRRTVSKIDLKSAKVRPKWCLLAKLTQHVETILFREKFLDWPNVSRIIRIRGTKSKENVDGTVTIEVCNINNLLEENTIPVDLVLEGTHLGRGTGWYDDEQMKQFIVTTMGIKVWHIDEFSHSLLDDSSVGQFHSADSYIVYWMYSVTVTGRELSGLPSKHSAKGRDRSVYFIWQGQNASLNEQGAAALLTIELDNDQAPQIRVVQGYEPAAFLNLFSGGMIVHSGKKTNTKCDERWRLYICRGTLESEVSLIEIPCSTRQLRSRGSLILLDTKNNKIYVWHGSNSLPHIKQHAVNAATKLEKNRPQETGLTSEGDIEIFEIDEGMEPEEFINALGQMNKKLYVSLEKDQLQEHTPRLFHLSSISKEFKSVEMLCPHRASLPTPFPFLQEDLYQVHQPALFLLDNKNELWIWQGWWPNTGAEDQSGSKAVRWQAERRAAMTMAMQYWQRIHPETNKYPIYLVWAGLEPLQFINLFPTWTYRDDIAELNIEDGRNPGEVLTVESELVRLTQSTYPPAQLLQRPLPEGVDPTHLELYLSQQHFQEILGMTKEEFQGLPVWKQVNLKKEIGLF; encoded by the exons ATGGTAGCTGCTGGAGCCACAGTTTTAATGGCAACCAGTGAAGGaacttcaaataaaacacaaaataaTTCCAAACAATATGAAAATCATAATATTTGTTGTCATTATAATGAAGTACATAATAATCAACAAAATTCAGAATGtccaattaaaaagaatataacatCTTGTAACATAAATa aaaataaaagtcgTAGCCCCATGTTGGAAAAAAGTAGTCGATTGATTTCAAGATCAGAAAATAAGGAGAGTAGTAAGAAtcttacattatataaaacgGCATCAGTTCGTGAAACAAAAGCTTCTAGATTACGAGCTGCCTCCATTATATCACCTAATG GTGGAACAGTGTTATCAAGAAGATTAGGTATGTCAGAAAATTCTACACCCTTGGGCCTCCAACCTAGTACTAGTTTATCAATTAAAGAT GAACATCCAATATCAAGTAATAGTAGTATTACAAATTCACCACGAGAAAGggataaaagttataaaagaaaatcatatttaaatcGGTCACTTAATATGGAAACAGCAACAGGAGATCGTTCAAATCAAT cTGAATGTAATATTAGACAAACTAGAAGACAATCAAATAAACAAGGCTACATATCTGATACAATATCTACTTCATATTCTAGTAATCAACATCAAGCAACTAATCTAAGTAAAAAGCCTTTTGACTCAAAAATCACTTGCCCaaaagttaaagaaaattgttcaaaaaCTTATACATTGCCTTCACTGAATTCTCCTGCAAATAGTAAACATTCGAATATACAACGAACTAG TGGAGGACATAGTGATTCAGAAGTTTCGCGAAGAGTTGACGCATTAACAGCGTTAACAAAATCTGCAATAGAACGCGTAGAAAGGCTTAAATCACAGTCAAATTTGCCAACAAATTATGGATTACGATTGGAAAATCGTTCATCTAATACTCCATGTCAAGTCACGGAAAACAGTACGAATAATACGCGTGCATTGCAATTATCTCCAAGAAAAAGttctattttgaaaaaatcaaaTGATGAACACTCTCAAGATGGATCTTTAAGTCATCAACATACACCAGTTTCAATTCTTAAACATAAGATGTCTGATATTGATACAGGCCAAAATATATGTACCATTGTGAATCATACAGTTCTGCCTGTAACATTTTCACCATCTGTTAGGGAACTAACACATAAAAAACatggtattttaaaaaagcGCAGTAGTTTGGATGAAAGTGAAATACTTCGACGGCGGAGTTGTTCACCCGATATTTCGTCTACTGACAATACTTATTCTGAATTCAGgccgatattaaaaaatcaaaggCGATCATCTTtggatgaaattattaaaagggATCAGAGTCCAGATCCTCAGCCTACTTcaatattaaaacgaaaatcatCTAGAGAAGATGATAGAGAAGATCGTCAGGTTGGATCTGCAGAACCACAAGGTATACTTAAAAGAAAATCTACGAATAGTCAACGAATGACTACTGTTAATCATCACGTGACCATTACAATGGATGCAACAAACGTCACTGGTCCGGAAATACTTGATAGTTCTGAAGTAAGGCCAATCCTAAAGAAAAAGCATAGTAGAGAAGAATCATTTGGTAGTGATCCACCATCTTTAGAACCACGACCAAtactaaaaaagaaatccaGTACAGAATCGGATGAACATGACGATAAACCTAAAAAGACTATTTTGAAATGTACGCGAAAAAATTCACAAGATGAATGTAACTATGAGACAGAATTGACTTCGCCAAAAAAATTGTCAATGCTTAGAAATCGTACGTTACAAAATAGAACAAGTGGAGTGTTGGAGAATGATGCTGTACGACCTATATTAAAGCAACCTGGCAATAGGGACAACGAATCGCGAGTccgtttaaatttatatgatgAAACAATCATTAGTGATGATATATGTACAGAACCAACAAACTTATTTTTGCGAAAAAGAGCACAATCTGTGGGCCATATACAACCTTCTAATATTCCTAATGAATTCACTGGTGTACTTAACAAACGAAGATCTCTTGAGTTAATATCTGTAGGTGCTATATCAGAAGAAAAATCACAAGTGAAGTTAACAACCAGTAACATCTATTTAAAAGCAGCTTCTTCCCTAGATGATGAGAGTGCCAAGACTTCTATTATTCCCTGTGACAAATTGTACAG CAtaacaaaagagaaattcaCAGACAAGGAAAAGCAAACTGTCATAGTATTTGAAGgcaaagaaggaaataaaatgatttcagATGGACCTGTAGATAACAATATTGATAATAGTACTCCAGCTTCCATTAGAATGAGTGATAAAGAGGGttcaaataatgaaatactgTGTGTGCAAGAAAAAGCAGATGATGGAAACATCCAAGAAAGTAATAGTGTACATCGCAGCAACAGTGTTTCTAAAATGACATTGCATTTTAAAACTTTGCACGAAAAGGCAAATTCTAAGGAAAAGGATGGCATGTTTCAAAAAACACCGAATAAAGGTTCACATGGTGTACAACGATATAGAGATCGAAAGAATCAAGGAAATGATAGATTTAACACACAACCAATAACTTTTCAAGAAGTGCAGGAAGCAGTTCTACAAAATCAACGCAATGTCACATCAGTTAAAAAATCAAGTTTGGCAGAAACTACAACTGATGATGAATTTGATCCTTCTAAATTAAGTTTGGCAGAACGAGTACGTTTGTTCAATCAAAAAATTGATACCGAAAAAAGTTCAGTATCAAATACCATGCCATTAGAAAGACATTCACGCAGACGGCCGGCTGCTCGTTATAAAACACAACCAGTTACATCCGAAGAAGTCGAAGTAGCATCTCGAATATCTCCATTAAATACTATTAATCAATGTTCGTTAGATACTA gTGATTTGCCAAAAAGCATTTTAAAACCTGTTGCGTTACAAGCGCATAATTCGTCGCAAACAAAAAATCTTGAACTCGAgggaatgaaattaataaaatctgtACTTAAAAAAGAATCTGAAGAATTAGAACAACAGACATCTGAAAATTGTGATATTTCATCgcgttttaaattaaaaactaatttaaaattggaagaaaataag ACAGGGAGcataatggaaaataattatccaACGCAATATGGTTTGAGTTGTGCCTATAGTGAAAAAGATAACCATATAGAAGGTAGgcaacataaaattaaacaaaagtatACAGTGCCTTTTCACAAATATAGTACTCAGGATGAAttaaatagaacaaaaatCAAATCTGCATTAAATAACATAGATAATGTTGAAACTGTAATTGCTACATCtaagaaatacgaagaaactCTTCAAACATCTGGAGGTGAGACATTCTCTGTAAGTCATGAAACATGTAACATAAAAGCTGAAGCTGCATCTCCTTATCGTCATCctattttttcaaaacaaaCCAG GTGTACTTCATTGTCAAAGAGCGTTAGTCATCACGCGATTAGCAACAAAACCAATGAATGTGAGTCGAATAGTGCAATAATACCAAAGCATGGTGTACATCTTCCAGAACTATGTCGTAGCGCAACGCAAGCAATACCGACAACAGATACTAATGATGGCCCAAGTATGAGTATTGCAGAACGACTAGCTGCGCTACAACGTAGCGGAAATACAAACTGGAAACGACGTATAGCTTCTGAATCATCTAATTCAGCG gATGGAGTATGTTCCAATTCATTGAATAAGGAAGAACTGAGTATCAAACAAGGAGTACTTGCAGATTGTCTTGGAAAGTTAGAATCTGCAACAGAAGgttggaagaaaagaatagcAGCTCCAGATGTAACAAAGTTTACAGTAGCTGGTAAAATGAAGGTAGAACAATTGGAAAACCTAGATCCAGGATCATCATCTCCGCTTATTGAAGCTACAGGAAATATTatagatagaaagaaaaaaacccCTCGTCCTGAACGATTTAGAGCAAAGAGag gATATATGAAAGATGCTGTATCTACTCCAACTAGTCCAAATAAAGATTCATGTATTAAATTACGAGGAAGCTTCTCTGAACCTGCAAGCGATGACAGTG CTGAAGAAGTGAAAACGGGGAAGAACATATCACCTGTTGTCTCAGTACCTAAGATAGACGACGAGACATTCACCTCCTTCTTTACTGGTATTTCATTAGAGAAATGCGAGGCTGAATCTGTTGATTTAAATGAAAGCGATTTCGATATGATTACATCGCAATCTGAATT attaGTTCAAAAACGAAATATACGATTGAAACGACGACGATTTGTGTCTAGAAATCCACTTAAAACGCTTGCAGCTCGTACTGACTTAAAATCAGAGTATACTGAGATACGAACTGGTATTGCGGAAAAAgtaatgaaacaattaaatgttgaaaaat TAGCTAAAAATTCATCATTAGCTATGGAAGCTTTAGCTGGCCTAGCTTCTACTGAAGACTTTAGTAATATAACACTAAGGAATGTAACagatgcaaatatttcttcgaatagATTACAGCCATACAAAGACTTGatgttacttttaattaaaggcCGGAGACATGTACAAGTGAGATTAGTCGAGCCAGTCGCAGAAAGTATAAATAGTGGTGATAATTTTGTTCTAGTAACAAAATCAGAGGTTTATAATTACATTGGGAAATATTGTAATGTTATTGAAAAAGCACGAGGTGCAGAAATTGCATTGAGTATTCAGCAAAATAAGGATCTTGGTTGCCAAACGTTTCAAGTTATTACTATTAATGAAGATAAATTAACTTGCACAAAAAGTCAACTACAAAAATTCTGGAGCTATCTTGGTGCAGAAAATGAGAACGTGGATG tcATTGAGGGTGGACATCCTGATGAAGATGAGCTTTACGAAACATTCATGATTGATACAAATATGGTATACGAAATTAAAGATGAAGAACTAGTGccacttgaaaaatattgggGTACTATACCAAAAATTGAAATGCTTGACCCAAATAAG gTGCTAGTATTTGATTTTGGTAGCGAAATGTATATATGGAGTGGTAAAGGAGCTTCAactgataaaaagaaacttgCTACACATCTTGCTACAGAAATGTGGCAAGAAGGATATGATTATTCGGAATGCACTGTGTGTCCAATTAGTGCGGCATCTATGATTGGTAGACGCACCGTGTCAAAAATAGACTTAAAATCTGCTAAAGTCAGACCTAAATGGTGTTTACTTGCCAAATTGACACAACATGTTGAAACAATACTTTTCAGGGAAAAATTCCTTGACTGGCCAAATGTTTCTCGTATAATACGAATTCGAGGTACTAAGAGTAAGGAGAACGTTGATGGAACTGTAACTATAGAAGtgtgtaatattaataatttattagaagaaaatacCATTCCAGTTGATTTGGTTCTTGAAGGAACTCATTTAGGTAGAGGCACTGGTTGGTATGACGATGAG CAAATGAAGCAATTCATTGTTACGACAATGGGTATAAAAGTGTGGCATATTGATGAATTTTCACATAGTCTTTTGGATGATTCATCTGTTGGACAATTTCATTCTGCAGAtagttatattgtatattggaTGTATTCTGTTACAGTTACTG GTCGCGAGCTTAGTGGTTTACCGTCAAAACATTCTGCAAAGGGACGCGATCGCtcggtatattttatttggcAAGGGCAAAATGCATCTTTGAATGAACAAGGTGCTGCAGCGTTATTAACTATAGAATTAGATAACGATCAAGCACCTCAG ATTCGTGTAGTTCAAGGATATGAACCAGCTGCAtttctcaatttattttctggaGGTATGATTGTACATAGTGGCAAGAAAACGAATACAAAATGTGACGAACGATGGCGATTGTATATATGTCGTGGTACTTTAGAGTCAGAGGTGTCTTTGATAGAGATTCCTTGTAGTACTCGTCAATTACGTAGCAGAGGTTCTCTTATATTATTAGACactaaaaataacaaaatttatgtatgGCATGGATCTAACTCTTTACCTCATATTAAACAG CATGCAGTTAATGCAGCAACcaaattagaaaagaatcgTCCTCAAGAAACTGGTTTAACATCTGAAGgtgatatagaaatttttgaaattgatgAAGGAATGGAACCAGAGGAATTCATTAATG CACTGGGACAAATGAACAAAAAGCTGTATGTATCATTAGAAAAGGATCAATTACAGGAACATACTCCAAGACTGTTTCATCTGTCAAGCAtttctaaagaatttaaatcTGTAGAAATGTTATGTCCTCATCGTGCTTCTTTACCAACTCCATTTCCTTTTCTACAGGAAGATTTGTACCAAGTTCATCAACCag ccTTATTTTTATTGGACAACAAAAACGAGTTATGGATATGGCAAGGCTGGTGGCCTAATACCGGAGCAGAGGATCAGTCCGGTAGTAAAGCAGTTAGATGGCAAGCTGAAAGAAGAGCAGCAATGACAATGGCTATGCAGTATTGGCAAAGAATTCATCCAGAAACTAATAAATATCCGATTTATCTAGTCTGGGCTGGTCTTGAACCTTTgcaatttataaatctatttcCTACATGGACATATCGCGACGACATAGCGGAATTAAATATAGag gATGGTCGAAATCCTGGAGAAGTTTTAACTGTAGAGAGTGAGTTGGTTCGATTAACGCAGAGTACGTATCCTCCGGCTCAATTACTACAACGACCACTACCAGAAGGAGTTGATCCTACACACCTGGAGCTGTATTTATCTCAACAACATTTTCAA GAAATATTAGGTATGACTAAAGAAGAGTTTCAAGGACTTCCAGTTTGGAAACAAGTGAaccttaaaaaagaaataggacTTTTCTGA